In bacterium, the genomic window CTCAAGGCGTCCTCTCCCGTATGCGCACAGGACAGGGCCAGCACGCAAACCATCCCCAAAAACTGTTTCATAACAACACTCCGAGATATACTAAAATATAGTTTACTAAAAATGAGGACGATTTCCAAGGACATTTTCTCGCTTGAAAACCTGCCGCAGGAAAGCTATATTAAGATAAATCAGCAGTGATCGGCGAATCAAAACGAAAGAGTCAAACGATGAAAAAAAGTCTCCTCCTGGCCGCGCTCTGCCTTCTGCCCCTGCTGCACGCAGCCCGATCGGCCGAACCCGCTACCAGGCCCTCCTTCGCCCGCGCAGGTATGGATCGAAAATCCCTGGCATGGATTGACAAGGTGGTCGCTAAAACCATCGAGGAAAAAACCATTCCCGGCGCCGTGATCCTGGTCTCACGGCGTGAACAAGTGGTCTATCGAAAAGCCTTTGGATATGCCGAATTGGTGCCGGAAAAAATCCCTATGACGGTCGATAGAATGTTCGATCTGGCCTCTGTCACCAAACCGGTGGCCACCGCCACTTCGATCATGGTGCTGTGCGAACGCGGTCAGCTGCGGCTGACCGACCGCGTATCCAATTATCTCCCTGAGTTCACCCGCTTTCAAAATCCGGACAGCTCATGGGCAGACGAGGCGCGGATCTGGCATCTGCTTACCCACACTTCGGGCCTGCCGGCCTATACCAACGCGGATACCGCGGCGCTTATTCTGGGACAACCGTGCACGCGGCCAGCGCTGGCTCACTACCTCGCTGGGCTGAAAAAAATGAACGCACCGGGCGAAGTCTATCGATACAGCTGTCTGGGATTCATCACGTTGGCCTATGTGATCGAAAAAATAACCGGTAAAAATGTGCACGAGTTCAGCCGCGAGGCGGTGTTCCAGCCTCTACGCATGCACCATACCACCTATGTGCCCGGGCCTGATCTGCTGTCCTTGTGCG contains:
- a CDS encoding serine hydrolase; its protein translation is MKKSLLLAALCLLPLLHAARSAEPATRPSFARAGMDRKSLAWIDKVVAKTIEEKTIPGAVILVSRREQVVYRKAFGYAELVPEKIPMTVDRMFDLASVTKPVATATSIMVLCERGQLRLTDRVSNYLPEFTRFQNPDSSWADEARIWHLLTHTSGLPAYTNADTAALILGQPCTRPALAHYLAGLKKMNAPGEVYRYSCLGFITLAYVIEKITGKNVHEFSREAVFQPLRMHHTTYVPGPDLLSLCVPTEVVNGQPWRGIVHDPLARLQGGISGNAGLFSTVDDLARYCQMMLNGGVLNRVRILSPVTVKRMIHIPETPSQAKRGYGWVVKDGVSWVGGDLLPDLGYGHTGYTGTSIWIDPATQSFIIILTNRVHPQDRGEVDSLRSAIANIVAGAMTDL